Proteins from one Gasterosteus aculeatus chromosome 11, fGasAcu3.hap1.1, whole genome shotgun sequence genomic window:
- the stard3 gene encoding stAR-related lipid transfer protein 3: MSGGGFRQLGGSLPAIASLNTSYSTSLSLPSPYLLVPPAERQAISDVRRTFCLFVTFDLLFISLLWIIELNLSISLWDSLKTEVVLYDYKSSFFDIFLLAVFRFLCLQVGYAAFRLKHWWVIAVSTLVTSVFLVVKVIVSSLLSHNVFGYVIPITSFVVAWLETWFLDFKVLPQEADDERAYLAAVNASCERTPMIYPRAVSDGQFYSPPESVAGSEEDLDEEGLGRRAVTSQDKEYVSQGREAMSVVEQILAQEDNWKFEKNNDVGDSVYTLEIPFHGKTFILKAFMQCTAELVYQEVILQPEKMVQWNKTVSGCQILQRVDDNTLVSYDVSSGAAGGVVSARDFVNVRRVERKRDCYLSAGMATDHDAKPPVGRYVRGENGPGGFVVLKSSSNPSVCTFIWVLNTDLKGRLPRYLIHQSLAATMFEFMSHLRQRIADLRPSLRPPHHHHHHHQQHHHHT, translated from the exons ATGTCGGGTGGAGGCTTCAGGCAGCTCGGGGGCAGCCTCCCCGCCATCGCCTCCCTGAACACGTCCTACTCTacgtctctgtccctcccttccCCGTACCTGCTGGTGCCCCCCGCGGAGCGCCAGGCCATCTCTGACGTCCGGCGAACCTTCTGTCTCTTTGTGACGTTCGACCTGctcttcatctccctcctgtGGATCATTGAGCTGAAT ctctccatCTCACTCTGGGACAGCTTGAAGACTGAGGTGGTCCTTTATGACTACAAGTCGTCCTTCTTTGACATCTTC CTGCTGGCCGTGTTTCGTTTCCTGTGCCTACAAGTGGGTTACGCGGCGTTTCGGCTGAAGCACTGGTGGGTGATCGCG gTTTCCACTCTAGTGACCAGCGTCTTCCTCGTTGTTAAGGTCATCGTATCTAGT CTCCTCTCCCACAATGTCTTTGGCTACGTGATCCCCATCACTTCGTTCGTGGTGGCCTGGCTGGAGACCTGGTTCCTCGACTTCAAGGTGCTCCCCCAGGAGGCCGACGACGAGAGAG CCTACCTGGCGGCGGTGAACGCGTCCTGCGAGCGCACCCCGATGATCTACCCCCGGGCGGTTTCGGACGGACAGTTTTACTCTCCCCCGGAGTCCGTCGCAG GCTCCGAGGAGGATCTGGATGAGGAGGGTCTTGGACGCAGAGCCGTCACGTCACAG GACAAGGAGTACGTGAGTCAGGGTCGGGAGGCCATGTCGGTGGTAGAACAGATCCTGGCCCAGGAGGACAACTGgaagtttgaaaaaaacaat GACGTGGGAGACTCCGTCTACACACTGGAGATCCCCTTCCATGGAAagacttttattctgaag GCCTTCATGCAGTGCACTGCTGAGCTCGTGTATCAAGAGGTGATTCTGCAACCCGAGAAGATGGTCCAGTGGAACAAAACGGTTTCCGGCTGCCAG ATCCTCCAGAGGGTCGACGACAACACGCTGGTATCGTACGACGTGTCGTCCGGAGCAGCAGGCGGCGTTGTCTCGGCGAG GGACTTTGTTAACGTTCGTCGAGTGGAGCGCAAGCGAGACTGTTACCTGTCTGCCGGCATGGCAACCGACCATGACGCCAAGCCCCCCGTCGGCCGCTACGTCAG AGGAGAGAACGGTCCGGGAGGATTTGTGGTCCTCAAATCCAGCAGCAACCCGTCCGTCTGCACCTTCATCTGGGTCCTGAACACAGACTTGAAG GGCCGACTGCCTCGCTACCTCATCCATCAGAGTCTGGCCGCCACCATGTTTGAATTCATGTCCCATTTACGCCAACGGATCGCCGACCTGCGGCcctctctccgccccccccaccaccaccaccaccaccaccagcagcaccatcacCACACTTAA
- the LOC120828458 gene encoding melanoregulin, protein MGSVFRRFCCCCCTTDDGDDDEKQPLVPPDPLEYFNQEVQKRRDEETNLWSEPGDRSHSERPDDRVLYSLLQARNKTRMGSTGYRRLSVDIEAMRDTRREVRDKWKIILENLGFIAEADSLLGVSAGASLDGMRNAPAARELLHTLHTETSLFYSREPPPERYLLILDRLLYLDVAEDFLAKAKRFYPPKEDSDEEAPGLAINLPLLLARVEALNGRATEDDEESERDD, encoded by the exons ATGGGTTCGGTCTTCAGgaggttctgctgctgctgctgcaccacgGACGACGGCGACGATGATGAAAAGCAGCCTTTAGTACC CCCGGATCCGTTGGAGTACTTCAACCAGGAGGTCCAGAAGCGCCGCGACGAGGAGACCAACCTGTGGAGTGAGCCGGGCGACCGCAGCCACTCGGAGAGACCAGACGACCGGGTGCTTTACAGCCTGCTGCAGGCCAGGAACAAGACCCGCATGGGGTCCACG GGCTATCGGCGACTAAGTGTTGACATCGAGGCCATGAGAGACACGCGGCGAGAAGTCCGAGACAAATGGAAGATAATCCTGGAGAACTTGG GTTTCATAGCTGAGGCGGACTCTCTGCTGGGAGTGTCTGCTGGAGCCTCGCTGGACGGCATGCGTAACGCCCCAGCAGCACGCGAGCTGCTCCACACGCTCCACACCGAGACGTCCCTCTTCTACAGCCGAGAGCCCCCGCCGGAGAGATATCTGCTAATCctg GACCGCCTCCTGTATCTCGATGTGGCTGAAGATTTCTTGGCGAAGGCGAAGCGCTTCTACCCTCCAAAGGAGGACTCGGACGAGGAGGCGCCGGGCCTCGCCATAAacctgccgctgctgctggccAGGGTGGAGGCCCTGAACGGGAGAGCCACTGAAGACGacgaagagagcgagagagacgatTGA